ATCCGCTCATATCCTGCATATATGAAGTAATCGGCCTTGCTGATGTTCTGGACATCTTTGACAGTTATTTCATACTCAGGGGGATGTACCAGAGAAGGGGGGGCAATGACTGTGACATAATCTACTCCCCCAAGATCCGCAAAAGAAGCGGTCCAGGAGGTTGATGCAACAACCTTAGGTTTTAAAGATGTAGCCGATAATTGCAATTCAGGTGCTCCTTCCGCATAAAGAGCAGAAGTAAGCAGAAAAATTGCCAAAAGGAGGGTGAGAATTCTTTTTTTCATAGGTGTTTCCTTGTTTTGGTTTTTGAGACAATAAGAAAGAGAAGTGCTGAGAGCAAGGCTATCGAACCACTGGGTGGCAGATCCGTTGCAACCGCTGCCAAAAAGCCGATTATCGAAACAAATAGGCCTGTCAGGCAGGATAAAACATATAATTGTTTCAAGCTCTGGGAACGAATCGCAGCAATGAGTACTGGAAGGACAAGCAAAGCATCGATGAGCAAAGCCCCAAGGAGTTTCATTGCCAGTGCGATTACCAGCGAGATGAGCATAACCATCACGGTGTAATGGAATTTGACATGGATTCCCAGCGACTGGGCAATTTCTTGGTCAAAGAACATGGCGCTGATAGTCTTGAACTTGATGCAAATATAGAGGATGAGCGTCAGGGCAGTACAGAAAAGCAAAAGCAGATCGATTTTATTGAGGGCGAAGGGACTGCCCCAGAGCAACTGCAGGGTATCTTTTGCCGGGACATCAAAAACCTGCATTACCAATGAAGCGATTGCCATGGTGAACACCATAGCTGCCGCACTGCTGACCCCGAAACCCTTTGAGGTGTCACCAGCCATTTTTAGCA
The sequence above is a segment of the Sphaerochaeta pleomorpha str. Grapes genome. Coding sequences within it:
- a CDS encoding metal ABC transporter permease — its product is MTDFLFLLTLPPVAKGLAAMAIAGLCFPAAGVMVLRLDLIPMRYMLMHGVILGGAIALAFSLPLLPITILINVLLVFAMLKMAGDTSKGFGVSSAAAMVFTMAIASLVMQVFDVPAKDTLQLLWGSPFALNKIDLLLLFCTALTLILYICIKFKTISAMFFDQEIAQSLGIHVKFHYTVMVMLISLVIALAMKLLGALLIDALLVLPVLIAAIRSQSLKQLYVLSCLTGLFVSIIGFLAAVATDLPPSGSIALLSALLFLIVSKTKTRKHL